A single genomic interval of Terriglobus albidus harbors:
- a CDS encoding PepSY domain-containing protein: protein MTPAILFFALTGAWQTFSLQSPSKDGSYTPPRWIQQFSQLHKNATFAVPPPKKKSDEKSESKRAEEGHDGTAKKTETKRSLLPMKIFFVLVSLGLFISTLTGLYMSFRYARNKLAVSGALVAGVLVPLLLELL from the coding sequence TTGACACCCGCGATCCTCTTCTTTGCGCTGACCGGGGCATGGCAGACGTTCTCCCTGCAGTCGCCTTCAAAAGACGGGTCCTATACCCCTCCGCGCTGGATTCAGCAGTTCTCGCAGCTACATAAGAACGCAACATTTGCGGTGCCGCCACCGAAGAAGAAATCAGATGAGAAGAGCGAGAGCAAACGTGCGGAGGAAGGGCACGACGGGACAGCAAAGAAGACGGAGACGAAACGATCCCTATTACCGATGAAGATCTTCTTCGTCCTGGTCTCGCTTGGTCTATTTATCTCGACACTGACAGGGTTATATATGTCGTTTCGGTATGCGAGAAACAAACTGGCCGTCAGTGGAGCACTGGTGGCCGGAGTTTTAGTTCCTCTGCTGTTGGAGTTGCTTTAA
- a CDS encoding multicopper oxidase family protein, producing the protein MQQAGLLAGATALRAADAPVDHTLEIATTKVDLSPKRSIRTTAYNGQVPGPLLRLREGRPVRIKVTNRSANPEIVHWHGLFLPSAMDGAMEEGSPMIAPGASLVYEFSPRPAGFRWFHTHTFAGGDFSKGQYTGQHGLLYVDPANEPGQFDAEFFLTLHDWQGQLLGSDDGSMNPSYDISTINGRTLGYGDPLQVRQNQRIKLQILNSSPTETHWISLAGHRFEVVALDGNPIPKPQLVPMLRLAPAERVTAFVTMDNPGVWILGEVRKHVQAAGMGIVVAYAGASGKPVWQQPQTLSWDYTVFGAPEAKQNEAVEVIPLEFSAKFKGHGAMEEWCINGKSYPNTDSPVLKTGQRYRLLLKNPSLDDHPIHLHRHVFELRSLSGARATRGILKDTVLVPARGEAAVEFVADNPGPTLLHCHQQNHMDLGFMMVFRYA; encoded by the coding sequence ATGCAGCAGGCCGGTCTGCTGGCTGGCGCTACGGCGCTACGTGCGGCGGATGCCCCTGTGGACCACACACTGGAAATCGCAACAACGAAGGTCGACCTCTCTCCGAAACGCTCGATCCGGACAACGGCCTATAACGGACAGGTTCCGGGACCATTGCTGCGGCTTCGCGAGGGCAGGCCGGTCCGCATCAAAGTGACCAATCGCAGCGCGAACCCTGAGATCGTCCACTGGCATGGGCTGTTTCTTCCATCGGCAATGGATGGAGCTATGGAAGAAGGGTCGCCGATGATCGCTCCCGGAGCTTCCTTGGTTTACGAGTTCTCTCCCCGTCCGGCAGGCTTTCGCTGGTTCCATACGCATACCTTTGCCGGGGGTGACTTCAGCAAGGGACAATACACCGGGCAGCACGGGCTGCTATATGTGGATCCGGCAAATGAGCCTGGACAGTTCGATGCCGAGTTTTTCCTCACCCTGCACGATTGGCAGGGCCAACTGCTCGGCAGCGATGATGGCTCGATGAATCCGTCCTACGATATCTCCACCATCAATGGCCGCACGCTGGGCTACGGAGATCCGCTGCAGGTGCGCCAGAACCAGCGCATCAAGCTGCAGATTCTGAACTCCAGCCCGACCGAAACACATTGGATTTCACTTGCCGGACATCGTTTTGAAGTGGTAGCCCTGGATGGAAATCCGATCCCGAAGCCACAACTCGTGCCGATGTTGCGCCTCGCTCCCGCAGAGCGGGTAACCGCGTTTGTGACCATGGACAATCCCGGCGTATGGATATTGGGCGAGGTTCGCAAACACGTTCAGGCGGCTGGTATGGGCATTGTCGTAGCGTATGCCGGCGCAAGTGGAAAACCGGTATGGCAGCAGCCGCAAACCTTGAGCTGGGACTACACGGTATTCGGTGCGCCTGAGGCTAAACAGAACGAGGCAGTCGAGGTAATTCCTCTGGAGTTTTCAGCGAAGTTCAAGGGGCATGGGGCGATGGAAGAGTGGTGTATCAACGGAAAATCGTATCCGAATACAGACTCGCCAGTATTGAAAACCGGGCAGCGTTATCGGCTGCTCCTGAAGAACCCGAGTCTCGACGATCATCCCATTCATCTGCATCGTCATGTCTTTGAGCTTCGCAGTCTCTCAGGGGCCAGAGCGACGCGAGGCATTCTGAAAGACACGGTCCTGGTGCCCGCCCGTGGTGAGGCCGCGGTTGAATTTGTCGCAGACAATCCCGGACCGACGCTTCTGCACTGCCACCAGCAGAATCATATGGATCTCGGCTTCATGATGGTGTTCCGTTATGCGTAA
- a CDS encoding GntR family transcriptional regulator, whose protein sequence is MERIAPLETLTDQAHRSIKQYILGGNFSIDERLTESFFAEHLGISKSPVREALNALQNEGLLRIEPRKGIYLRRFTAKEISDLYELREALEVYATQIVPITTEFIEALDQSLDRTTDLLARDNKTAYIEEDIAFHRLIVVSTGNEQLSSTHSNIQDKLWLCRCQTYQLTSPDTPAAHHAIARALQVGDREAAATATRDHIRFVRDALLRSQNELDQESRNS, encoded by the coding sequence ATGGAACGGATTGCACCCCTCGAAACACTGACAGATCAGGCTCACCGCAGCATCAAGCAGTACATCCTCGGCGGCAATTTCTCAATCGACGAGCGGCTGACCGAAAGCTTCTTTGCCGAACACCTGGGCATCAGCAAATCGCCGGTGCGTGAAGCCTTGAATGCCTTGCAGAACGAGGGCCTGCTACGGATTGAACCGCGCAAAGGCATCTACCTTCGCCGCTTCACCGCCAAAGAGATCTCAGACCTGTACGAGCTGCGTGAGGCTCTGGAGGTCTATGCCACGCAGATCGTGCCCATCACAACCGAGTTCATCGAGGCACTCGACCAGAGCCTGGACCGCACAACAGACTTGCTGGCGCGCGATAACAAGACCGCATATATCGAAGAGGACATCGCCTTTCACCGGTTGATTGTGGTCTCTACCGGCAACGAACAGCTCTCCAGCACACATAGCAATATTCAGGACAAGCTCTGGCTCTGTCGCTGCCAGACCTACCAGCTCACTTCACCGGACACTCCTGCAGCCCACCATGCCATTGCCCGCGCGCTGCAGGTCGGCGACCGTGAGGCCGCCGCCACTGCAACACGCGACCACATCCGTTTTGTTCGCGATGCGTTGTTGCGCAGCCAGAACGAGCTGGATCAGGAATCGCGGAACAGTTAA
- a CDS encoding TonB-dependent receptor, which produces MRKLLTMVIAVMLAVTAAKAQSTATLSGTVKDSSGAVLQGAQVSIRNLGTGAERTVTSDTGGQFVAPSLPPGDYTVKVTANGFGSYTVEKLTLQVDAKTGLDIPMSVASTGESVQVDSSAPLIDAESITVGQVIDRQTVQEIPLNGRHFLDLTVLTPGGVTAPAAGSLTAPSRGLGANSFVTAGNREDSVNFQINGVNLNDMVQNQITFQPSINTTSEFKINNQTFSAEYGRSSGSIVNVSTRSGTNEFHGEVFEYVRNEALDARNYFNTKDVQRMAPLKRHNFGAALGGPIWKQHTFFFASYEGLRQAQGLTVNSGVLTDAERAKVTDPVAQKLLTLIPRANDSTGARYLGLANGPVHTDQGTLDISQIFSASDTLHGFYAIQKDQRTEPTLQNNTIPGFGDNRAATRQILTLNETHIFSPRLVNEFRLGFNRIAIAFNPNVTTDPTSLGLGTGTSGATGIPQITITGPGLNFGGPSGFPQGRFDTLGIVSDTATYTAGKHSLKFGGEFRRFLNANFSGDTGTIGFNSVANFQAGRANSFSITPTRTASRIYVNALGAFLQDSWKITPNLTAELGLRFEWNGSPVDGSNRLVLFDLPSASLIRVGTNGVGNSPYTQNYNYEPRIGFAYDVFGNNKTVLRAAYGYMADQPETNAASGLNGNPPFANRVTYSSSTATIPLSNLYAAAGAAGIGISGVQRNLRNAYTETFNVNVQQELPWGLVGSIGYYGSVGKHLRTPLNVNQPNASNVRPFQAVSTSSPISAGANISGVNITQVSSIGMSNYNAMWLTARKNFRSGLNFNFNYNYSKSLDTGSLSGTVLQDATRPYLNYGPSDFDTTHRISMNAIYTLPFKGNRLIEGWQLSGISQWQTGNPLNITTSSTFTGTANVLHPNLVGPVQYGLTRTTATTVQWFAPLVCNAPTTANCTFQIPTTGFGNLSRNALRGPGFADTDFSIEKNTTIYEAVKFQFRVDAFDIFNHPSFGNPGTSAAVGSTSFGVISQTRFAVSDLGSSRQLQIVGKIIF; this is translated from the coding sequence ATGAGAAAGCTATTGACCATGGTCATCGCCGTTATGCTGGCGGTGACTGCCGCAAAGGCGCAATCCACCGCAACACTTTCAGGCACTGTGAAGGACTCGTCCGGCGCCGTACTGCAGGGCGCACAGGTCTCCATCCGCAACCTTGGAACCGGCGCCGAGCGCACCGTTACCTCGGATACTGGGGGCCAGTTTGTTGCCCCGTCTCTGCCGCCAGGCGATTACACGGTGAAGGTAACAGCGAACGGTTTTGGTTCGTACACCGTGGAAAAACTGACGCTGCAGGTAGACGCAAAGACCGGCCTCGATATTCCGATGTCGGTTGCTTCGACCGGTGAAAGCGTGCAGGTGGACTCCAGTGCACCACTCATCGATGCGGAGTCGATTACGGTCGGCCAGGTCATCGATCGCCAGACAGTACAGGAGATACCACTCAATGGACGCCATTTCCTTGATCTGACGGTGCTGACGCCCGGTGGTGTCACCGCTCCGGCAGCCGGAAGCCTGACTGCACCAAGTCGCGGCCTGGGCGCCAATTCGTTTGTGACGGCGGGTAACCGCGAAGACTCAGTCAACTTCCAGATCAACGGCGTCAACCTGAACGACATGGTGCAGAACCAGATCACCTTCCAGCCGTCGATCAATACCACCTCAGAGTTCAAGATCAACAACCAGACCTTTTCTGCGGAGTACGGCCGTTCGTCCGGTTCTATCGTGAATGTGAGCACGCGTTCGGGAACGAATGAGTTTCATGGCGAGGTCTTTGAATATGTGCGTAACGAAGCCCTGGATGCGCGCAATTATTTCAATACCAAGGATGTGCAGCGTATGGCGCCTTTGAAACGCCATAACTTCGGAGCCGCTCTCGGTGGACCGATCTGGAAGCAACATACCTTCTTCTTTGCCAGCTATGAGGGGCTGCGGCAGGCTCAGGGGCTGACGGTAAACAGCGGTGTGCTGACCGATGCTGAGCGCGCTAAAGTCACTGACCCTGTAGCTCAGAAGCTGTTGACTCTGATTCCACGTGCGAATGACAGCACCGGTGCCCGCTATCTTGGTCTTGCGAACGGGCCCGTCCACACTGACCAGGGAACGTTGGATATTAGCCAGATCTTCAGCGCATCTGACACTTTGCATGGCTTCTACGCCATTCAGAAGGATCAGCGTACCGAACCCACCCTGCAAAACAATACGATCCCCGGCTTTGGCGATAACCGCGCCGCTACCCGGCAGATCCTGACTTTGAACGAAACCCATATCTTCAGCCCGAGGCTGGTCAATGAGTTCCGTCTGGGCTTCAACCGCATCGCTATCGCATTCAATCCGAATGTGACGACGGATCCAACATCGCTTGGTCTCGGTACCGGCACCAGCGGTGCGACCGGCATTCCGCAGATCACGATCACCGGTCCTGGCCTTAACTTCGGTGGACCGTCGGGATTCCCGCAGGGGCGCTTTGACACGCTGGGCATCGTCTCCGACACAGCGACTTACACGGCCGGCAAACATTCGCTCAAGTTCGGCGGTGAGTTTCGCCGCTTCCTGAATGCAAACTTTTCCGGTGACACCGGCACCATCGGCTTCAACAGCGTCGCTAACTTCCAGGCCGGCCGCGCGAACAGCTTCAGCATCACTCCGACACGGACGGCGAGCCGTATCTATGTCAACGCCCTGGGTGCCTTCCTGCAGGATTCCTGGAAGATCACGCCAAACCTGACAGCGGAGCTTGGTCTGCGCTTCGAATGGAATGGTTCTCCGGTCGATGGCTCGAACCGCCTGGTGCTCTTCGATCTCCCGTCGGCCTCGCTCATTCGAGTTGGGACGAATGGTGTTGGAAACAGTCCGTACACGCAGAACTATAACTACGAACCGCGTATCGGGTTTGCCTATGACGTCTTTGGGAATAACAAGACGGTGCTGCGCGCTGCCTATGGTTATATGGCTGACCAGCCCGAGACGAATGCCGCGAGCGGCCTGAACGGCAATCCGCCCTTTGCGAACCGTGTGACCTACAGCAGCAGTACGGCAACCATTCCATTGTCGAATCTGTATGCCGCTGCCGGAGCCGCAGGCATCGGCATCAGCGGTGTTCAGCGGAATCTTCGCAACGCGTATACAGAGACCTTCAACGTCAACGTGCAGCAGGAGCTTCCCTGGGGCCTGGTCGGCTCCATCGGCTACTACGGTTCTGTTGGCAAGCATCTGCGTACTCCGTTGAATGTGAACCAGCCCAATGCATCGAATGTGCGACCGTTCCAGGCCGTTTCAACCAGCAGCCCGATCTCGGCGGGAGCGAACATCAGCGGTGTGAACATCACGCAGGTCTCGTCCATCGGCATGTCGAACTACAACGCCATGTGGTTGACGGCGCGGAAGAACTTTCGCAGCGGGCTGAACTTCAACTTCAACTACAACTATTCGAAGTCACTGGATACCGGCTCTCTAAGCGGTACTGTGCTGCAGGATGCAACACGTCCGTATCTGAACTACGGTCCCTCGGACTTTGATACCACGCACCGTATCTCCATGAACGCAATCTATACGTTGCCGTTCAAGGGCAATCGCCTGATCGAAGGCTGGCAGCTTTCGGGCATTTCGCAGTGGCAGACAGGCAATCCGCTGAATATCACCACGAGCTCCACCTTTACAGGTACCGCGAATGTGCTGCATCCGAACCTGGTTGGGCCGGTGCAGTACGGCCTGACCCGCACGACGGCCACGACGGTGCAGTGGTTCGCTCCCCTGGTCTGCAATGCGCCCACGACGGCAAACTGCACCTTCCAGATACCCACCACCGGATTCGGTAACCTGAGCCGCAATGCACTGCGTGGACCGGGCTTTGCGGATACGGACTTCTCGATCGAGAAGAACACAACGATCTACGAGGCGGTGAAGTTCCAGTTCCGCGTCGATGCCTTCGATATCTTCAACCATCCCAGCTTCGGCAATCCCGGAACATCGGCGGCCGTAGGCTCCACGAGTTTCGGCGTTATCTCGCAAACCCGCTTCGCGGTCAGCGATCTTGGCTCTTCGCGCCAGTTACAGATCGTCGGTAAGATCATCTTCTAA
- a CDS encoding YncE family protein, whose amino-acid sequence MKLIPALALCASVILSLPTFAQASHHTPPVTLVAWTPLPGIEGDFDFLVLDSKRNHVIIAAEEHHTLEVFDAATGAHLQSVPGVKTPHTLAYVPEKDEILVADGGDSSTLFFSAADFRQVDRVPLIDGSVTGKTDSPDVGYYDAPRHTFYIGNGGKSANLSYSEITAIDVESHKIIGRIRVEGANLEAIAVDEKTDRLYVNIRDLKKIGVVDLKAMKVVDTWTTPDLNLNTSMAIDTANHRLFVVGRKPGIVYTFDTATGKVVEQQPCMNIADGMAWDPASKRIYIFASQGMSVLHQESTDHYTLLTNLPTNGGKTGLFVPETKQLFVVHPKTSIDDAGLLVYRVNP is encoded by the coding sequence GTGAAGCTCATCCCAGCTCTGGCACTGTGTGCCTCAGTCATCCTGTCGTTGCCCACCTTCGCGCAGGCATCACATCACACTCCCCCGGTCACCCTTGTGGCATGGACACCGCTTCCCGGCATCGAGGGGGATTTCGATTTTCTCGTCCTCGATAGCAAGCGCAACCATGTGATTATCGCGGCGGAAGAGCACCATACGCTCGAGGTCTTTGACGCAGCCACAGGAGCTCATCTGCAAAGCGTTCCCGGAGTGAAGACACCGCATACTCTGGCCTATGTTCCGGAGAAGGACGAGATTCTCGTCGCGGATGGTGGAGATTCGTCGACGCTATTCTTTTCCGCGGCGGACTTTCGTCAGGTCGACCGGGTGCCGCTTATCGACGGCTCGGTAACCGGCAAAACTGACTCACCGGACGTCGGGTACTATGACGCTCCCCGGCACACCTTCTACATAGGCAATGGCGGCAAGTCCGCAAACCTTTCCTACTCCGAGATCACGGCGATCGATGTCGAGAGCCATAAGATCATCGGCCGTATTCGCGTAGAAGGCGCCAACCTTGAAGCCATTGCGGTGGATGAGAAGACAGACCGGCTCTATGTCAACATCCGCGACCTGAAGAAGATTGGCGTTGTCGACCTGAAGGCGATGAAGGTGGTCGATACCTGGACGACGCCTGATCTGAACCTGAATACATCCATGGCGATCGACACGGCGAACCACCGCCTCTTTGTTGTGGGCCGCAAGCCGGGAATCGTTTATACCTTCGATACTGCGACGGGTAAGGTTGTGGAGCAGCAGCCCTGCATGAATATTGCCGACGGCATGGCCTGGGACCCGGCCTCTAAGCGCATCTACATCTTCGCTTCCCAGGGGATGAGCGTGTTGCATCAGGAGTCAACCGATCACTACACGCTGTTAACGAATCTTCCCACCAACGGCGGCAAGACGGGGCTGTTTGTGCCGGAGACAAAGCAGCTCTTCGTTGTACATCCGAAGACCTCGATTGATGACGCAGGTCTTCTGGTGTATCGCGTCAACCCTTAA
- a CDS encoding M20/M25/M40 family metallo-hydrolase, producing MRLRFLSFVCLLGSTAAISAQNAGPAGTLKSLTDTVAVSGYETELSHRIEQRLAALHPQRDNMGNILVTFGSGAPHRLLVAPIDEPGYVVSHIEDDGYLRVTRLPQTGLPPHYNEMHNAQPMVITTRKGEQRPAIVAGLSIHLTPGRASVPDPDDIDNFYVDLGAGSRAEVLASGVDLLSPLAAERSLSIVGTHTYSGTAVGDRFGAALLLAAAEALGQSAPKGTVTIAFVTQQWTGSRGLARVLQQTHPEELLYLGRTLRPVRSTAERNEPLPPSPKPGTGAVFASSSSSKSGDWLNTASLQPVQGAPFVTRGYGPAPTLPEKSAHLSVPILYPLTAGEMIDARDLDSLGAVVGKYLGVSIPTFAPATPAPAAYTAISRPNAAPANDALLKTLTLAYGVSEVETMSREAVEKMLPAWAHPTTDAAGNLVLHLGPTTGPNTVFMAHTDELGFRIRAIDADGAIQLDNKGGGTTSFYWGHPAVVHTSAGMRSAVVGLPQNFDTAQFHFPTDFRSPATLNVGAGSADEVAAMGIKTGDFVTIPKTFHNLLNRRVSIRSLDDRVGCAALVRAVWELGEKPSRNLTFVWSTREELGLLGAVAYAESSAKAGTTPATVFAIDTFVSSDSPLESKRYADGILGQGFLVRAIDNSNIVPWADVQQVQAIATAHHIPVQYGVTGGGNDGAAFQRYGSTDVALSWPLRNSHSPGEVMDLRDLDALASIVTALAREWIPVSGR from the coding sequence ATGCGTCTAAGATTCCTGTCATTTGTTTGTCTCCTCGGCAGTACGGCTGCGATCTCTGCTCAAAATGCCGGCCCCGCCGGCACCCTCAAGTCGCTGACAGATACCGTCGCCGTCAGCGGTTATGAGACAGAGCTCTCCCACCGCATCGAACAGCGGCTTGCAGCACTCCATCCGCAGCGGGACAACATGGGGAACATCCTCGTCACCTTCGGCTCCGGAGCTCCGCATCGGCTGCTGGTCGCCCCGATCGATGAGCCGGGATACGTCGTCAGCCATATCGAGGATGACGGCTACCTGCGCGTTACCCGCCTTCCGCAGACAGGGCTGCCGCCGCACTACAACGAGATGCACAACGCCCAGCCGATGGTGATCACCACACGCAAGGGCGAGCAGCGCCCGGCCATCGTCGCCGGACTTTCCATTCACCTCACGCCGGGACGCGCCTCCGTTCCTGATCCGGACGATATCGACAACTTCTACGTCGATCTGGGTGCGGGCTCGCGCGCGGAGGTGCTGGCCAGCGGAGTCGATCTGTTAAGCCCCCTTGCTGCCGAACGCTCCCTCTCTATCGTAGGAACTCACACCTACTCCGGCACGGCTGTCGGCGATCGCTTCGGCGCCGCCCTTCTGCTGGCTGCGGCCGAAGCGCTTGGTCAAAGCGCTCCCAAAGGCACCGTGACCATCGCCTTCGTGACCCAGCAGTGGACCGGCTCACGTGGCCTGGCACGCGTACTGCAGCAGACGCATCCGGAGGAGCTGCTCTATCTGGGCCGCACGCTTCGGCCGGTGCGTTCTACCGCAGAGCGCAATGAGCCTCTGCCGCCGTCACCGAAACCTGGTACAGGAGCTGTGTTCGCAAGCTCCTCCTCTTCGAAGTCCGGCGATTGGCTGAACACCGCATCGCTGCAGCCGGTACAGGGCGCCCCTTTCGTCACGCGCGGCTATGGACCAGCCCCGACGTTGCCGGAAAAGTCTGCGCATCTGAGCGTTCCCATCCTTTATCCGCTGACCGCGGGTGAGATGATCGATGCGCGCGATCTCGACTCCCTCGGCGCGGTCGTCGGCAAGTACCTGGGCGTCTCCATCCCAACGTTCGCTCCCGCCACCCCGGCGCCGGCAGCCTATACCGCGATCTCGCGGCCAAACGCGGCTCCCGCAAACGATGCCTTGCTCAAGACACTCACGCTGGCCTATGGCGTCAGCGAGGTGGAGACAATGTCGCGTGAGGCCGTCGAGAAGATGCTGCCTGCATGGGCGCATCCCACCACGGATGCCGCCGGTAACCTTGTGCTCCATCTCGGTCCGACCACCGGACCCAATACTGTCTTCATGGCGCATACTGACGAGCTCGGCTTCCGCATCCGCGCGATTGACGCGGATGGCGCCATCCAGCTCGACAATAAAGGCGGCGGCACCACCTCGTTCTACTGGGGACATCCTGCCGTGGTGCACACCTCCGCGGGTATGCGTTCCGCCGTTGTCGGTCTGCCGCAGAACTTCGATACTGCGCAGTTCCACTTCCCGACCGACTTCCGGTCCCCTGCCACGCTGAACGTCGGCGCCGGCTCGGCCGATGAGGTCGCCGCTATGGGCATCAAAACCGGGGACTTCGTGACGATCCCCAAAACCTTCCATAATCTGCTGAACCGGCGGGTCTCCATCCGCAGCCTGGATGATCGCGTTGGCTGCGCTGCCCTGGTCCGTGCGGTGTGGGAGCTAGGCGAAAAGCCATCCCGCAACCTGACCTTCGTCTGGTCGACCCGCGAAGAGCTTGGCCTGCTGGGTGCGGTGGCTTACGCAGAATCGTCGGCCAAAGCCGGAACTACCCCGGCGACAGTCTTCGCGATCGATACCTTCGTCTCGTCCGACTCGCCGCTCGAGTCCAAACGCTATGCCGACGGCATTTTGGGGCAGGGTTTCCTGGTCCGCGCCATCGATAACTCGAATATTGTTCCCTGGGCCGATGTGCAGCAGGTGCAGGCCATCGCCACGGCTCACCATATTCCGGTACAGTACGGCGTAACCGGAGGAGGCAACGATGGCGCTGCCTTCCAGCGGTATGGCTCGACCGATGTTGCGCTGAGCTGGCCGCTACGAAACTCTCACTCCCCGGGTGAAGTGATGGACCTGCGCGATCTGGACGCGCTGGCCTCCATCGTCACCGCTCTGGCAAGGGAGTGGATTCCCGTCTCCGGACGATAA
- a CDS encoding M28 family metallopeptidase, whose product MMKVRSIFAAVTVFSLPCLLVAQQKPQSAAAVKLDFEAVGTPIKADPVDAKIAAALKQVSVERIKANITRLVEFNNRSTISSTETDLKPGTGVLAAADWIKSQFESYSKECGGCLEVSFDESVEQPQAGFNNSRPRIIKPTPLRNVVAILKGTDPVASKRMYLVTGHYDTRETDVMNTHDFAPGANDDSSGTAVSMEAARVLSKLKFPATLVFVTVAGEEQGLNGSHHLAERARKEGWELEGVLNNDIVGGDTTPGDKLQSKQRIRVFSQGILPSAPIEQIRQTLNIGAENETPSRQLARQVLAVGRTYFPGTFHPVMELRLDRFLRGGDHRSFSEAGFASVRFTEWRENFDHQHQHVRVENGKEYGDLLKYDDFDYIARVARLNIAALATLANSPGIPQNVRVTTSNLDNDTILKWDAPRSYTQPVTYQIVWRETTVNDWQYVVNATQFPGKDANSTRLPVSKDNVFFGVRACTAAGICSQAVGPVPSRE is encoded by the coding sequence ATGATGAAGGTTCGCAGTATCTTTGCGGCGGTGACGGTGTTCTCTCTACCTTGCCTGCTCGTTGCACAACAGAAGCCGCAATCGGCAGCCGCGGTGAAGCTCGACTTTGAGGCAGTGGGCACGCCGATCAAGGCTGATCCCGTCGATGCGAAAATTGCAGCGGCGCTGAAGCAGGTTTCGGTCGAACGCATCAAAGCCAACATCACCCGTCTGGTGGAGTTCAACAACCGGTCGACGATCTCTTCCACTGAGACTGATCTGAAGCCCGGCACCGGCGTGCTGGCCGCTGCCGACTGGATCAAGTCGCAGTTCGAGAGCTATAGCAAGGAATGCGGCGGATGTCTTGAGGTCTCATTTGACGAGTCCGTCGAGCAGCCGCAGGCCGGCTTCAACAACAGCCGCCCGCGCATCATCAAGCCCACGCCGCTGCGCAACGTCGTTGCCATTCTGAAGGGAACCGATCCCGTCGCGTCAAAGCGCATGTACCTGGTGACCGGCCACTATGACACGCGCGAGACCGACGTGATGAACACGCATGATTTCGCTCCGGGAGCCAATGACGACTCCAGCGGCACGGCTGTTTCGATGGAAGCAGCACGCGTGCTCAGCAAACTCAAGTTCCCCGCGACGCTTGTCTTTGTCACGGTCGCCGGCGAGGAGCAGGGCCTGAACGGATCGCATCATCTCGCAGAACGCGCCCGCAAAGAAGGCTGGGAGCTTGAAGGCGTATTGAACAACGACATCGTCGGAGGCGACACCACGCCTGGAGACAAACTGCAGTCCAAGCAGCGCATCCGCGTCTTCTCGCAGGGTATTTTGCCGTCTGCTCCCATTGAGCAGATTCGCCAGACATTGAACATCGGGGCTGAAAATGAGACACCCTCGCGTCAGCTTGCACGTCAGGTGCTTGCCGTAGGAAGAACCTACTTTCCCGGGACCTTCCATCCGGTAATGGAGCTTCGTCTGGATCGCTTCCTGCGCGGTGGCGATCATCGGTCGTTCAGTGAGGCAGGTTTTGCGTCAGTCCGCTTTACCGAGTGGCGCGAAAACTTCGACCATCAGCACCAGCATGTGCGTGTGGAGAATGGCAAGGAGTACGGCGACCTGTTGAAGTATGACGACTTCGACTACATCGCCAGGGTGGCAAGGCTGAACATTGCAGCACTGGCGACGCTGGCCAACTCTCCGGGCATTCCTCAGAATGTTCGTGTAACGACGTCGAATCTCGACAATGACACCATCCTGAAATGGGATGCTCCGCGGAGCTACACGCAGCCGGTGACTTACCAGATCGTATGGCGTGAGACCACGGTGAACGACTGGCAGTATGTCGTGAATGCGACACAGTTCCCAGGTAAGGATGCGAACAGCACGCGTCTCCCTGTTTCAAAGGACAACGTCTTCTTCGGCGTGCGCGCCTGCACTGCAGCGGGGATTTGCAGTCAGGCGGTCGGACCTGTTCCCAGTCGCGAGTAG